In Caldicellulosiruptor morganii, the following proteins share a genomic window:
- a CDS encoding ribosome maturation factor RimP, translating into MSKVVKKVEELVRPILEKYGFDLVDIEFKKEGKSHFLRVYIDKPGGITIDDCQLVSEELSDKLDIADPIPFSYYLEVSSPGVDRPLVNEKAFIRNKGRLVDVFLKQPFMKTTKLTGELVEKKEENLIIMVDGENISIPFENIKKVKLTIRF; encoded by the coding sequence ATGTCCAAAGTGGTTAAAAAGGTTGAAGAACTTGTAAGACCTATTTTGGAAAAATACGGTTTTGATCTGGTGGATATTGAATTCAAAAAGGAAGGCAAGAGTCACTTTTTAAGAGTTTATATAGACAAACCTGGTGGAATTACAATCGATGATTGTCAGCTTGTAAGTGAGGAGTTGTCTGATAAATTAGATATTGCTGATCCTATACCTTTTAGTTATTATTTAGAAGTTTCATCACCGGGCGTAGACAGACCGCTTGTAAACGAGAAAGCTTTTATAAGAAATAAAGGAAGACTGGTTGATGTTTTCCTCAAACAGCCTTTTATGAAAACTACCAAGCTCACCGGTGAGCTTGTAGAAAAAAAAGAGGAAAATCTTATAATAATGGTAGACGGTGAAAATATTTCTATACCTTTTGAGAATATAAAAAAAGTGAAACTTACAATAAGATTTTAA
- the rnpM gene encoding RNase P modulator RnpM, producing the protein MQKYIPNRKCVGCQEVKPKNQLLRIAKNDRGVFIDEKQRLPGRGAYLCKKAECLHLAKKKKGLERSLKVTIPKEFYDLLDKFFAENYKN; encoded by the coding sequence GTGCAAAAGTATATCCCGAACAGGAAATGTGTTGGTTGTCAGGAAGTAAAACCTAAAAACCAGCTTTTGAGAATTGCAAAAAATGACAGGGGAGTTTTCATAGATGAAAAACAAAGGTTGCCGGGAAGGGGAGCATATCTTTGTAAAAAAGCAGAGTGTTTGCATCTTGCGAAGAAGAAAAAAGGACTTGAGAGGTCTTTAAAGGTTACCATACCAAAGGAGTTTTATGATTTGCTTGATAAGTTTTTTGCTGAAAATTATAAAAATTAA
- the nusA gene encoding transcription termination factor NusA gives MAKKVATTDFQELFSAIDELEREYKIEREYIYSVLESALLTAYKQVRGIKDKNLSNVKVSIDPEKGDVKIFEYKKVVENVKDRRNEISLEDARKIDKRYQVGDVVAIEVPISDFSRKAAMTVRQTVIGKIREKKRNIIFEDYSAKIDNIVTGVIQRIDKKNVIVEIEGGKVEAILPMEEQIPGEEYKPGTMMKFYLVDVKIPPKEKEPIVYLSRTHPNLIRRLMENEVPEIQEGIIEIKAIAREAGSRSKVAVYSNSSRIDPIGACVGEKGIRIQNVLKHLGNEKIDIVKWSNDIGEFIKNALSPAEVVHIDLNLVEKKAFVLVPNDQLSLAIGKGGQNARLTAKLTGWKIDIKGK, from the coding sequence ATGGCAAAAAAAGTTGCAACCACAGATTTTCAGGAGCTATTTTCTGCAATTGATGAGCTTGAGAGAGAGTATAAAATCGAAAGAGAGTATATTTATTCTGTTTTAGAATCAGCTCTTTTAACTGCTTACAAACAGGTAAGAGGGATAAAGGATAAGAACCTTTCAAATGTGAAGGTTTCAATTGACCCTGAAAAGGGTGATGTGAAGATTTTTGAGTACAAGAAAGTAGTGGAAAATGTAAAAGATAGAAGAAATGAAATTTCATTGGAAGATGCGCGAAAGATTGATAAACGATATCAGGTGGGTGACGTTGTTGCAATCGAGGTTCCAATTTCTGATTTTAGCCGGAAAGCTGCAATGACAGTAAGGCAAACAGTTATAGGCAAGATAAGAGAAAAGAAGAGAAATATAATATTTGAAGATTATTCAGCTAAGATTGACAATATTGTAACGGGAGTTATTCAGAGAATAGATAAGAAAAATGTTATTGTTGAAATAGAAGGTGGAAAAGTTGAAGCAATACTTCCAATGGAAGAGCAAATTCCGGGTGAAGAGTATAAGCCCGGGACAATGATGAAGTTTTATCTTGTAGATGTAAAGATTCCACCAAAAGAAAAGGAGCCCATAGTTTATCTTTCAAGAACGCATCCCAATTTGATCAGAAGGCTAATGGAAAATGAAGTACCGGAGATTCAGGAAGGTATAATAGAAATAAAAGCAATTGCAAGAGAAGCCGGGTCAAGGTCAAAAGTAGCAGTTTATTCTAATAGCTCAAGGATTGATCCTATCGGTGCATGTGTTGGCGAAAAGGGAATAAGGATTCAAAATGTGCTGAAACATCTTGGAAATGAAAAAATTGATATAGTGAAATGGAGCAACGACATAGGAGAGTTTATTAAAAATGCGCTCAGCCCTGCGGAAGTTGTCCATATTGATTTGAATCTGGTTGAGAAAAAGGCTTTTGTCCTTGTACCAAACGACCAGTTATCTCTTGCTATTGGGAAAGGCGGACAGAATGCTCGGCTTACCGCAAAACTAACTGGTTGGAAAATAGACATAAAGGGTAAATAA